From Candidatus Zixiibacteriota bacterium:
AATCGCATTATTGCGGCCGAGATATGCTATCCAGCTCTGTTACCCGCATGGCAAAACAACAGGTTTCTTTTATCTCATCCACTCGAATTCACTGATCCGTATCCACTCGGAGATCTCAACCGGCCCGGCCTCAGGGATTCACTCAAAAGCAGTAAGTACTATATTTCTGAAATCGACACCGGAGTTAATCTGATCAAGCGCATTGAACTAAGCCAGGAAATCAATTATATGTGGCATTCTTTCTATCAATCTCAGGACTCATGTTTATTCGTTCACTATCTGTCGGGCAAGCTCGATGTTTTCGACCGGGACTTTAACCTAATCGCAAGTTCGGTACTCGGAAATAGTATCCGATATATCGATATAATTGATTTTAGAGATAAAGGGCGGTGCTATGTTTACTCTGACGGTATTTATGATAGTACTTTTGCAAAACTCGTCCACTTCCCGTTCAGGATTAAAAGATTTTACAAGCTCCAGACTCTGCCGGGAGACAACCTGTATCTAATCAACGGTACCCAGCGTTACCAGATAATCAGGATAACGAAAAACAGCCTTATAAACCTGTTAACAACATTTGTAATCCAAAATCGGGCTTATTTTTTCACCGCCCTGCCGGCGCTTTTGATCATCCTGTTAGTAACCAACTATTACCGTCATAAGAACCGCAGAAACCTCATAAAAGTAGCCCGGCAGAAAAAAGAACTGGAGAAAGCCCATGAAGAACTGCGTAAAGCCCAGGAGACTATTATCGCCCAGGAGAAGTATCGACAGGCCAGAGATATCGCCGGCGGTTTCGCGCATGAGATCAGAAACGCCCTGACGCCATCAAAAAATGTGATCTACAAGCTCAGCCGGGCAAGTGAAAACCAGTTGCGCGACAGCAAGTGGATCGGGCAGATAACCGACATCCTCAATCGAGCGACCGACCGCGCGATACAACTTACCAAAACGATCTCGCAGTATACCAGCCTGGAAACGATCCCGCCTCCGAAACCAGTCAATATCGCGAAAGTGATCGAAGATGTGCTCGATTATAACAGTAAAAAAATCGAACAGTCAGGAATAAATGTCAAGCTGGAAGCAGAACCTCAGCTCCTTATCGAAAGTAACTATGAGCAGATGTTTATCGTGCTCAATAATCTCGTTACGAATTCGCTTGAGGCCTTGACGGGAACGGATAATCCATCTATATTAGTTGAAACCAGACATCGCGGTGGAAAAACAGAAATCGAAATCAGGGATAACGGGTCCGGAATCGAACCAGATAACCTGGACCGAATCTTCGAGATTTTCTATTCCACCAAACCCGACACTGGTACCGGTCTGGGTCTTGCTATCGTCAGGAAAATCGTTGAAGCATACAATGGAAAAATCATTGTAAACAGTTCCCCGGGTGATGGGACTGCTTTTTTGATCATGTTTGAATAGCGCAATACGCTTAAAACTACATACCAGTTAACCTGTTTTGGAGAGTACCATGAGCGACAACAATGGATACAGGCTTCTTTTAGTCGATGATGACTCCGAGGTGCTCAACAGCCTCGAATTTATGCTCAAGGACGATTACGACCTGGTCTGCGCCTCTTCAGGTCGGGAAGCAGTTGAGTGCGTGAAAAGCGATGATTCTATCGCGGTGGTGGTGATGGATATCAAGATGCCTCGTATGGATGGCAAAGAGTCGGCCGATCATATCACCAGATTGAAACCCGAATTGAATATTATCTTTCATACCGGTTTTCCAGGCCAGTACGATGAAGAAGAAATCGACCACACTTTCAAGCCCTTTGGATATGTAGAAAAAGGCGCGTCACCATGTAGCCTGGAACGTGAAATCCGCAACGCCTTTGAAAATTATGTTGCCAGGCAGATGAATAAACAGCCAGTTCTGGCCCGGGGCTCCCATTTCAACATGATCGGTGATTCCCCCAAAATGCAGGATGTCTATAACCTGATTAAACGGGTTGCACCGAGTGACACTACAGTATTGATTACCGGCGAAACCGGTACCGGCAAGGAGCTGGTCGCGCATGCGCTCCATCACGCCAGTTTGCGCTGGGAACAACCTTTCATCAAGATCAATTGTGGTGCAATCACCGAATCTTTGACCGAAGCGGAGTTGTTCGGCCATGAGAAAGGGGCTTTCACTGATGCTAAAGAACGGAAAATCGGCCCGATCGAACAGGCCGACGGCGGGAGCCTGTTTTTGGACGAGATTACCGAGATGACATTATCACAGCAGAAGAGGTTTTTACATGTTCTCGAAGATCGCGAGATCAGCCGAGTGGGAGGTAGCAATCAGGCTATCAAAGTCGATGTTCGCGTTATCTCAACCTCCAATCGCGATCTTGAAAAAAGTGTGGAGGAGGGAGAATTTCGCCGC
This genomic window contains:
- a CDS encoding response regulator; its protein translation is MSDNNGYRLLLVDDDSEVLNSLEFMLKDDYDLVCASSGREAVECVKSDDSIAVVVMDIKMPRMDGKESADHITRLKPELNIIFHTGFPGQYDEEEIDHTFKPFGYVEKGASPCSLEREIRNAFENYVARQMNKQPVLARGSHFNMIGDSPKMQDVYNLIKRVAPSDTTVLITGETGTGKELVAHALHHASLRWEQPFIKINCGAITESLTEAELFGHEKGAFTDAKERKIGPIEQADGGSLFLDEITEMTLSQQKRFLHVLEDREISRVGGSNQAIKVDVRVISTSNRDLEKSVEEGEFRRDLFYRIHTVRIKMPSLAERIEDIPDLVRFFCDSFCREHNMQPRIFNQSATDYLTSCEWPGNVRQLKYVVEAATLQTPSGLIKADDLKKFVGNGFQVDHEKPHQGMAERVQNFKRYLIFDAGFRSRGNINAAARFLNVDSSNLRRMIKEFGIDFKRFADN
- a CDS encoding GHKL domain-containing protein gives rise to the protein NRIIAAEICYPALLPAWQNNRFLLSHPLEFTDPYPLGDLNRPGLRDSLKSSKYYISEIDTGVNLIKRIELSQEINYMWHSFYQSQDSCLFVHYLSGKLDVFDRDFNLIASSVLGNSIRYIDIIDFRDKGRCYVYSDGIYDSTFAKLVHFPFRIKRFYKLQTLPGDNLYLINGTQRYQIIRITKNSLINLLTTFVIQNRAYFFTALPALLIILLVTNYYRHKNRRNLIKVARQKKELEKAHEELRKAQETIIAQEKYRQARDIAGGFAHEIRNALTPSKNVIYKLSRASENQLRDSKWIGQITDILNRATDRAIQLTKTISQYTSLETIPPPKPVNIAKVIEDVLDYNSKKIEQSGINVKLEAEPQLLIESNYEQMFIVLNNLVTNSLEALTGTDNPSILVETRHRGGKTEIEIRDNGSGIEPDNLDRIFEIFYSTKPDTGTGLGLAIVRKIVEAYNGKIIVNSSPGDGTAFLIMFE